One segment of Mycobacterium spongiae DNA contains the following:
- a CDS encoding aldo/keto reductase translates to MPGATSPSIPPSIALNDENTMPVLGLGVAELSDNETERAVSAALEIGCRLIDTASGYGNEAAVGRAIAASGIPRAELFVTTKVATADQGFTATPEACKASLERLGLDYVDLYLIHWPAPPVGKYVDAWGGMIQSRGEGHARTIGVCNFTEEHISNLIDLTFVTPAVNQIELHPLLNQDELRKANAQHTVATQSSTPLAQGRLIDNPTVTAIAGEYGKTPAQVLLRWNLQLGNAVVFRSAQAEHIASNFDVFDFELAAEHAEALNGLNDGTRIHGDPLTYTGT, encoded by the coding sequence ATGCCGGGCGCCACCAGCCCCTCTATCCCCCCCTCGATAGCCCTGAACGATGAGAACACGATGCCCGTGCTGGGCCTCGGGGTCGCCGAGTTGTCGGACAACGAGACCGAACGCGCGGTGTCGGCCGCGCTGGAGATCGGCTGCCGACTCATCGACACTGCCTCGGGCTACGGCAATGAGGCCGCCGTGGGCCGGGCGATCGCGGCCTCCGGCATTCCGCGTGCCGAGCTGTTCGTCACGACCAAGGTCGCCACAGCTGATCAGGGGTTCACTGCGACGCCGGAGGCGTGCAAGGCCAGCCTGGAGCGACTCGGCTTGGACTACGTCGATCTCTATTTGATCCACTGGCCGGCGCCGCCGGTGGGCAAGTATGTGGACGCCTGGGGCGGCATGATCCAGTCCCGTGGTGAAGGCCACGCCCGCACCATCGGGGTGTGCAACTTCACCGAGGAGCACATTTCGAACCTGATCGACCTGACGTTCGTCACCCCCGCCGTCAATCAGATCGAGCTGCACCCGCTGCTCAACCAAGATGAGCTGCGCAAAGCAAACGCACAGCACACCGTCGCCACCCAGTCCTCCACGCCGCTAGCGCAGGGTCGACTGATCGATAACCCGACGGTGACGGCGATTGCGGGTGAATACGGCAAGACTCCGGCACAGGTCCTGCTCCGGTGGAACTTGCAATTGGGCAATGCCGTCGTCTTCCGCTCAGCACAAGCCGAGCACATCGCCAGCAACTTCGACGTGTTCGACTTTGAACTAGCCGCCGAGCACGCGGAGGCGTTGAACGGGCTCAACGACGGCACCCGTATTCATGGAGATCCGCTGACCTATACCGGCACCTAA
- a CDS encoding alpha/beta hydrolase produces the protein MTKSLPGAADLHPGANGTPIGWIRRMQSAVTLAGARVTPWIPTKAKRALLGGRSVVVDGNTLDPTVQWMLSGQRLVGVRGLAVDDDPIASRAQMRDTCLAMPGPQIHVSTSDISLPGPAGTIPARHYRPPSGAAAPLLVFYHGGGWTIGDLDTHDALCRLTCRDADIHVLSIDYRLAPEHPAPAAVEDAYAAFEWAYDHAEDLGALRGQVAVGGDSAGGNLSAVVCQLARDNAGSTGGPAPILQWLLYPRTDFTSQTRSMGLFADGFLLTKRDMDWFHAQYLRGSGMDPSDPRLSPALATSLSGLPPALIAVAGFDPLRDEGESYAKALQAAGVDVDLRYMGSLTHGFVNLFQLGGASAVATNELISALRAHLSRV, from the coding sequence ATGACGAAGAGTCTGCCTGGGGCGGCAGACCTCCACCCCGGGGCAAACGGAACACCCATCGGTTGGATTCGCCGCATGCAAAGCGCCGTCACCCTCGCAGGAGCCAGGGTCACACCGTGGATCCCGACCAAGGCCAAACGGGCGTTGCTGGGTGGGCGTTCGGTCGTTGTCGACGGCAATACCCTGGATCCGACGGTGCAATGGATGCTGTCGGGTCAGCGGCTCGTCGGTGTCCGCGGATTGGCCGTCGACGACGATCCGATCGCCTCCCGCGCGCAGATGCGCGACACCTGCCTCGCAATGCCGGGCCCGCAGATTCACGTATCGACCAGCGACATTTCACTGCCCGGACCCGCGGGTACGATTCCGGCCCGGCACTACCGCCCGCCCAGTGGTGCGGCCGCGCCGTTGCTGGTCTTCTACCACGGCGGGGGCTGGACGATCGGCGACCTGGACACCCACGACGCGCTGTGCCGATTGACCTGCCGCGACGCAGACATCCACGTGTTGTCGATCGACTACCGATTGGCCCCCGAACATCCCGCTCCCGCCGCGGTCGAGGACGCCTATGCGGCATTCGAGTGGGCCTACGATCATGCCGAGGATTTGGGCGCGCTCCGCGGTCAGGTCGCCGTCGGTGGGGACAGTGCGGGCGGCAATTTGTCGGCGGTGGTGTGCCAGTTGGCGCGTGACAACGCCGGCTCCACCGGCGGACCCGCCCCGATTCTGCAGTGGTTGCTGTATCCGAGGACGGACTTCACCTCCCAGACGCGGTCAATGGGGTTGTTCGCCGACGGCTTCTTGCTCACCAAGCGGGATATGGATTGGTTCCATGCGCAGTACTTGCGCGGCTCCGGGATGGATCCCTCGGATCCGCGCCTTTCGCCGGCGCTGGCCACATCGCTGTCCGGGCTGCCACCAGCACTGATCGCGGTCGCGGGTTTCGACCCATTGCGCGACGAAGGTGAGAGCTATGCAAAGGCGCTGCAGGCAGCCGGTGTCGATGTCGACCTGCGCTACATGGGCTCGCTGACACATGGCTTCGTCAATCTGTTTCAGCTCGGGGGAGCCAGTGCCGTGGCGACCAATGAACTGATCTCGGCGCTGCGCGCGCACTTGAGCCGGGTTTGA
- a CDS encoding DsbA family protein — protein MADKSKRPPRFDVKSTTGNSGRLVQIAGTAFIVIFAVALVAYIVISHKDKNGGAASTGDAVRVTSSKLVTKPGTSDPKAVVSFYEDFLCPACGMFERAFGPTVSKLIDIGAVAADYYMVAILDSPRNQHYSSRAAAAAYCVADESIEAFRRFHTALFSKDIQPPEIGKDFPDNGRLIELARLAGAAGTVPDCVNSEKYIPLVDGLAAAADVHATPTIMINGTEYEWSTPEAFVAKIKEIVGDVDGIDSAAATATS, from the coding sequence GTGGCAGACAAATCCAAACGCCCCCCGCGTTTCGACGTGAAGTCCACCACCGGAAACTCCGGCCGCCTCGTACAAATCGCTGGTACCGCGTTCATCGTGATCTTCGCGGTCGCCTTGGTCGCCTACATTGTGATCTCCCACAAAGACAAGAACGGCGGCGCGGCGAGCACGGGCGATGCGGTGCGGGTGACGTCGAGCAAACTGGTCACCAAGCCCGGAACCAGCGACCCCAAGGCAGTGGTGTCCTTTTACGAGGATTTTCTATGTCCGGCGTGCGGCATGTTCGAACGCGCCTTCGGACCGACCGTTTCCAAGCTCATCGACATCGGTGCTGTCGCGGCCGACTACTACATGGTGGCTATTCTTGACAGTCCGCGGAATCAGCATTACTCGTCGCGAGCTGCCGCAGCGGCGTATTGCGTCGCCGACGAGTCCATCGAGGCGTTCCGGCGCTTCCACACCGCGTTGTTTAGCAAGGACATTCAGCCGCCCGAGATCGGCAAGGACTTTCCCGACAACGGACGGTTGATTGAACTCGCCCGCCTAGCCGGCGCGGCGGGCACGGTGCCGGATTGCGTCAACAGCGAGAAGTACATTCCCCTCGTCGACGGGCTGGCCGCTGCCGCAGATGTGCACGCGACCCCGACAATCATGATCAACGGCACCGAATATGAATGGTCAACACCGGAAGCCTTTGTCGCCAAGATCAAAGAGATCGTTGGCGACGTTGACGGCATTGACTCAGCTGCGGCCACCGCGACATCCTGA
- a CDS encoding vitamin K epoxide reductase family protein: MVSAHAAELPAAKAPVVRVPMLSAWWVLVGGVIGLVASLALTVEKIRILLDPTYAPLCNINPIVSCGSVMTTPQASLLGFPNPLVGIAGFTVMVVTGVLAVAKVPLPRWYWIGLTAGILTGATFMHWLIFQSLYRIGALCPYCMVVWAVTITLLVVVASIAVSPVLDNGNSVVARLLYHWRWSIATLWFTAIFLLIMVRFWDYWSTLV, encoded by the coding sequence GTGGTGTCCGCGCACGCTGCCGAGCTACCCGCGGCCAAAGCGCCCGTCGTTCGGGTGCCGATGCTCAGCGCGTGGTGGGTGCTGGTCGGCGGGGTGATCGGGTTGGTCGCCTCGCTCGCGCTGACAGTGGAAAAGATCAGGATTCTGCTCGACCCGACCTATGCGCCGTTATGCAACATCAACCCGATCGTGTCGTGCGGTTCGGTGATGACGACGCCACAGGCGTCGCTGTTGGGATTTCCCAACCCGCTGGTCGGCATCGCCGGTTTCACCGTGATGGTGGTCACCGGCGTGCTGGCAGTGGCGAAAGTGCCTCTGCCGCGATGGTATTGGATAGGGCTCACGGCCGGAATCCTGACCGGTGCGACGTTCATGCACTGGTTAATCTTCCAGAGCCTGTACCGTATCGGTGCCTTGTGTCCCTACTGCATGGTGGTCTGGGCGGTGACCATCACGTTGCTGGTGGTGGTGGCCTCCATCGCTGTCAGTCCGGTGCTTGACAACGGGAACAGCGTCGTCGCGCGGCTGCTCTATCACTGGCGATGGTCTATTGCGACGCTCTGGTTTACGGCGATATTTCTGCTGATCATGGTCCGTTTCTGGGACTATTGGTCGACGCTTGTCTGA
- a CDS encoding pyruvate carboxylase has translation MFSKVLVANRGEIAIRAFRAAYELGIGTVAVYPYEDRNSQHRLKADESYQIGDIGHPVRAYLSVDEIVDTARRAGADAVYPGYGFLSENPDLAAACAAAGITFVGPGAGVLELTGNKSRAIAAARDAGLPVLTSSAPSASVDELVSAAAAMRFPLFVKAVAGGGGRGMRRVSDTAALPEAIEAASREAESAFGDPMVYLEQAVLRPRHIEVQILADTQGDVIHLYERDCSVQRRHQKVVELAPAPALAPELRDKMCADAVAFARHIGYSCAGTVEFLLDERGQYVFIEMNPRIQVEHTVTEEITDVDLVASQLRIAAGETLGDLGLRQDAIVPHGAALQCRITTEDPANGFRPDTGRISALRAPGGAGIRLDGSTNLGAEISAHFDSMLVKLSCRGRDFSTAVSRARRAIAEFRIRGVSTNIPFLQAVLDDPEFQAGRITTSFIDERPQLLTARVSADRGTKILNYLADVTVNKPHGSRPSTVYAQDKLPDIDLAVAPPDGSKQRLVELGPEGFARWLRESPVVAVTETTFRDAHQSLLATRLRTTGLLMVAPYIARLTPQLLSMECWGGATYDVALRFLKEDPWERLAGIRAAMPNICLQMLLRGRNTVGYTPYPETVTSAFVAEATATGVDIFRIFDALNNIEAMRPAIDAVRETGSAVAEVAMCYTGDLTDPGEQLYTLDYYLKLAEQIVDAGAHVLAIKDMAGLLRPLAAKRLVGALRSRFDLPVHVHTHDTPGGQLASYVAAWHSGANAVDGAAAPLAGTTSQPALSSIVAAAAHTEFDTGLSLSAVCALEPFWEALRKVYAPFESGLPGPTGRVYSHEIPGGQLSNLRQQAIALGLGDRFEEVEEAYAGADRVLGRLVKVTPTSKVVGDLALALVGSGVSADEFASEPARFDIPESVLGFLRGELGDPPGGWPEPLRTAALAGRSAVAPVEQVAPADQLALSSSGTQRQGTLNRLLFPGPTKEFEEHREAYGDTSQLSANQFFYGLRQGEEHRVKLEPGVELLIGLEAISEPDERGMRTVMCIINGQLRPVLVRDRSIAGAVPAAEKADRGNPSHIAAPFAGVVTVAVSVGESVSAGQTIATIEAMKMEAPITAPDDGTVERVAVSSTAQVEGGDLLVVVERRH, from the coding sequence GTGTTTTCCAAAGTGCTCGTCGCCAATCGCGGTGAGATCGCGATCCGCGCTTTTCGCGCGGCCTACGAACTGGGTATCGGCACTGTGGCCGTCTACCCGTACGAGGATCGCAACTCGCAACATCGGCTCAAGGCCGATGAGTCCTACCAGATCGGCGACATTGGTCATCCGGTACGCGCATACCTGTCGGTTGATGAGATCGTCGACACGGCCCGCCGCGCCGGCGCCGATGCCGTCTACCCCGGCTACGGGTTCTTGTCGGAAAACCCGGACTTGGCTGCCGCGTGCGCGGCTGCCGGCATCACCTTCGTCGGACCCGGCGCCGGAGTGCTTGAGCTGACGGGGAATAAGTCCCGCGCGATCGCTGCAGCCCGCGACGCGGGGCTGCCCGTGTTGACCTCGTCGGCACCGTCGGCATCCGTCGATGAGTTGGTGTCCGCCGCGGCCGCCATGCGTTTTCCGTTGTTCGTCAAGGCGGTTGCCGGCGGCGGGGGCCGCGGGATGCGGCGGGTCAGTGATACCGCGGCGCTTCCCGAGGCGATCGAAGCCGCGAGCCGGGAAGCCGAGTCGGCATTCGGGGATCCGATGGTCTATCTCGAACAGGCGGTGCTGCGCCCCCGCCATATCGAGGTCCAGATCCTGGCAGACACCCAGGGAGACGTGATCCACCTCTATGAGCGTGATTGCAGCGTGCAACGTCGCCATCAGAAGGTCGTCGAACTGGCGCCCGCGCCGGCGCTGGCCCCCGAGTTACGCGACAAGATGTGCGCCGACGCGGTCGCCTTCGCCCGCCATATCGGGTATAGCTGCGCGGGTACGGTGGAGTTTCTGCTCGACGAGCGTGGCCAATACGTCTTCATCGAGATGAATCCGCGAATTCAGGTGGAGCACACGGTGACCGAGGAGATCACCGACGTCGATCTGGTTGCCAGCCAGCTGCGCATCGCCGCCGGTGAAACGCTCGGCGACCTCGGTTTGCGCCAGGATGCCATCGTCCCCCATGGCGCCGCCCTTCAATGCCGCATCACCACTGAGGATCCGGCCAACGGATTTCGGCCGGACACGGGCCGGATCAGCGCCCTGCGCGCCCCGGGCGGTGCCGGTATCCGGCTGGACGGCAGCACCAACCTCGGGGCAGAGATCAGCGCGCACTTCGATTCGATGCTGGTCAAGCTGAGCTGCCGGGGCCGGGACTTTTCGACGGCGGTGAGTCGTGCCCGCCGGGCGATCGCGGAGTTCCGGATTCGTGGGGTGTCGACGAATATCCCTTTCCTACAGGCGGTTCTGGATGACCCGGAGTTCCAGGCCGGTCGGATCACGACGTCGTTCATCGATGAGCGGCCGCAGCTGCTGACCGCGCGTGTCTCGGCCGACCGGGGCACCAAGATTCTCAACTATCTGGCGGATGTCACCGTCAACAAGCCGCACGGCTCGCGCCCGTCAACGGTCTACGCGCAGGACAAGCTGCCTGACATCGATCTGGCGGTAGCGCCCCCGGACGGGTCCAAGCAGCGACTGGTCGAGTTGGGGCCGGAGGGTTTCGCACGATGGTTGCGAGAATCGCCGGTTGTTGCGGTGACGGAGACGACGTTCCGCGACGCGCACCAATCGCTGCTGGCCACCCGGCTTCGCACCACCGGACTGCTGATGGTGGCGCCTTACATCGCGCGGCTTACCCCGCAGCTGTTGTCCATGGAGTGCTGGGGTGGCGCGACCTATGACGTGGCGCTGCGTTTCCTCAAAGAGGACCCATGGGAGCGGCTGGCGGGGATCCGTGCGGCGATGCCAAACATCTGTCTGCAGATGTTACTGCGGGGCCGCAATACCGTGGGCTATACGCCGTACCCGGAAACTGTCACGTCGGCCTTTGTAGCCGAGGCGACGGCTACCGGCGTTGACATCTTCCGGATCTTCGATGCGCTCAACAATATCGAAGCCATGCGTCCCGCGATTGACGCGGTGCGTGAAACAGGTTCTGCCGTAGCTGAAGTCGCGATGTGCTACACCGGTGATCTGACGGATCCCGGTGAGCAGTTGTACACCCTGGACTACTACCTGAAGCTCGCCGAGCAGATCGTGGATGCCGGCGCGCATGTGCTGGCCATCAAGGACATGGCTGGCCTGCTGCGCCCACTGGCTGCGAAGCGGTTGGTCGGCGCTCTGCGCAGCCGTTTCGATTTGCCAGTTCACGTGCACACCCACGACACCCCGGGCGGTCAACTGGCCAGTTATGTGGCGGCCTGGCATTCCGGGGCCAATGCCGTCGACGGTGCCGCCGCACCCTTGGCGGGAACTACGAGCCAACCCGCGCTGAGTTCGATCGTTGCTGCGGCGGCACATACCGAGTTCGATACCGGACTGTCGCTGTCGGCCGTATGCGCGTTGGAGCCGTTCTGGGAGGCGTTGCGGAAAGTGTATGCGCCCTTCGAGTCCGGGCTGCCAGGCCCGACGGGCCGGGTCTATAGCCATGAGATTCCCGGCGGTCAGCTGTCCAATCTGCGCCAGCAGGCGATCGCGCTGGGTCTGGGAGACAGATTCGAAGAGGTCGAAGAGGCCTACGCCGGAGCGGACCGAGTGTTGGGCAGGCTGGTCAAGGTCACGCCCACATCAAAAGTAGTCGGTGATCTTGCTTTGGCGCTGGTCGGCTCGGGCGTTAGTGCTGACGAATTCGCCTCCGAGCCAGCACGATTCGACATTCCAGAATCGGTGCTCGGGTTCCTACGGGGTGAGCTGGGCGATCCGCCGGGCGGTTGGCCCGAACCCTTGCGTACGGCGGCGTTGGCCGGCCGTAGCGCCGTCGCGCCTGTCGAGCAGGTGGCGCCTGCGGATCAGCTGGCGCTGTCGTCGTCGGGGACGCAGCGTCAGGGAACCCTCAACCGGTTGCTATTCCCCGGCCCGACAAAGGAATTCGAGGAACATCGGGAGGCCTACGGCGACACATCGCAGTTGTCGGCGAACCAGTTCTTCTACGGGCTACGGCAGGGCGAAGAGCACCGGGTGAAGCTGGAGCCCGGGGTGGAGCTGCTGATCGGCCTCGAGGCCATCTCCGAACCCGACGAGCGGGGTATGCGGACCGTGATGTGCATCATCAACGGCCAGCTGCGCCCGGTGTTGGTTCGCGACCGCAGCATCGCCGGCGCTGTTCCGGCTGCGGAGAAGGCGGATCGGGGCAACCCGAGCCATATCGCGGCGCCGTTCGCCGGTGTTGTCACGGTGGCAGTGTCGGTTGGCGAGTCAGTGTCCGCCGGCCAAACCATCGCCACCATTGAAGCGATGAAGATGGAAGCCCCCATCACCGCCCCCGACGACGGCACCGTGGAGCGGGTCGCGGTGTCGAGCACGGCGCAGGTGGAAGGCGGAGACCTGTTGGTAGTGGTCGAGCGGCGCCATTGA
- the rsmD gene encoding 16S rRNA (guanine(966)-N(2))-methyltransferase RsmD: MTRIIGGAARGRRIAVPPRGTRPTSDRVRESLFNILCARRDLSGLAVLDLYAGSGALGLEALSRGAASALFVESNQRAAAIIARNIEVLSLPGASVRRGAVAAVLAAGAPAPVDVVLADPPYDIDAADVDAVLAALTTYGWVREGTVAAVERPAVGAPLAWPAGWRPWQPREYGDTRLELAERPEVTV, translated from the coding sequence TTGACCCGTATCATCGGCGGCGCCGCCCGTGGTCGGCGCATCGCTGTCCCGCCACGGGGCACTCGACCGACCAGCGACCGGGTGCGCGAGTCGTTGTTCAACATTCTGTGCGCCCGCCGGGATCTCTCCGGCTTGGCGGTGCTGGACCTCTACGCCGGTTCGGGAGCCCTGGGCCTCGAGGCGTTATCGCGCGGCGCCGCATCGGCACTGTTCGTTGAGTCCAACCAGCGCGCCGCGGCCATCATTGCCCGCAACATCGAGGTGCTGAGCCTCCCGGGCGCCTCGGTGCGCCGGGGCGCGGTGGCAGCGGTGCTGGCAGCGGGGGCACCGGCCCCGGTGGACGTGGTGTTGGCCGACCCGCCCTACGACATCGACGCCGCTGATGTTGACGCCGTTCTCGCGGCACTGACCACCTACGGTTGGGTGCGGGAGGGAACGGTTGCGGCGGTGGAGCGTCCGGCGGTCGGGGCGCCGCTCGCCTGGCCAGCCGGTTGGCGCCCATGGCAGCCCCGCGAGTACGGCGACACCCGGTTGGAGCTGGCCGAGCGACCAGAAGTCACGGTGTAG
- the coaD gene encoding pantetheine-phosphate adenylyltransferase, which translates to MTGAVCPGSFDPVTLGHVDVFERAAAQFDEVVVAILMNPSKKGMFDLDERIAMIEESTTHLPNVRAQAGQGLVVDFVKSCGMTAIVKGLRTGTDFEYELQMAQMNKHIAGVDTFFVATAPRYSFVSSSLAKEVAMLGGDVSGLLPDPVNRRLHERLQARSSNGG; encoded by the coding sequence ATGACCGGCGCGGTGTGCCCCGGGTCGTTTGACCCGGTCACGTTGGGCCACGTCGACGTCTTCGAACGCGCGGCGGCCCAATTCGACGAGGTGGTGGTCGCGATCCTGATGAACCCGTCGAAGAAGGGCATGTTCGACCTTGACGAACGGATCGCGATGATCGAGGAGTCGACGACGCACCTGCCGAACGTGCGAGCGCAGGCCGGGCAGGGGCTGGTTGTGGACTTCGTCAAGTCCTGCGGGATGACCGCGATTGTGAAGGGTTTGCGTACCGGCACCGACTTTGAATACGAGCTGCAGATGGCGCAGATGAACAAGCACATCGCGGGGGTGGATACCTTTTTCGTCGCTACCGCGCCGCGGTATTCGTTCGTGTCGTCGTCATTGGCCAAAGAAGTCGCCATGCTGGGCGGCGACGTGTCGGGCCTGTTGCCCGACCCGGTGAACCGGCGGTTGCACGAGAGGTTACAAGCCAGATCGTCCAACGGCGGATAG
- a CDS encoding amidase, producing MSDGDPCYASVADLCRDFGSRALSPVDVARAHLERIDRLNPMLHAYLAVLADTAMAEARHAEEEIGRGEHRGPLHGVPVAVKDLCFTRGIPTTAGMAIRRDCRPDYDATVVSRLRQAGAVLLGKLHLCEAAGPEYHRDFPAVVNPWSASHWSGASSSGSAVAAVAGLCTASLGTDTGGSIRTPCTMNGATGLKPTWGRVSVHGVFAMAPSLDTVGPIARSAQDAGHVLRAIAGADANDPTALQAEVPDYVADPPSVHAVRVGFDPEGALGGVEADVAQVVREALATVAHLGADVREVSLPPTMPLAADWGTYVGTEAAVVHEQTFPSHAAEYGQFMREILQGGHAVSGIQMARIERERRVFAGKLAALFDDVDLLVIPVLPLANLTLDRLKQLLFNPETLPDLLRFTGPFNFSGNPTITLPGGFDSYGAPIGFQFVGRHLAEPLLITAGRAFQGATDWHRRRPPI from the coding sequence ATGTCCGACGGCGACCCCTGCTATGCCTCCGTCGCAGATCTGTGCCGAGACTTCGGGAGCCGGGCGCTATCGCCGGTGGACGTGGCCCGAGCCCACCTGGAGCGCATCGATCGGCTCAACCCCATGCTCCATGCCTATCTTGCGGTTCTGGCCGACACCGCCATGGCCGAAGCGAGGCACGCCGAGGAAGAGATTGGGCGCGGCGAGCACCGAGGCCCTTTGCATGGCGTACCGGTCGCTGTGAAGGACCTTTGCTTCACGCGAGGGATCCCCACCACCGCCGGCATGGCGATTCGCCGAGACTGTCGACCCGACTATGACGCAACGGTGGTTTCCCGGTTGCGTCAGGCCGGCGCGGTTTTGCTGGGGAAGCTGCACTTGTGCGAGGCCGCCGGCCCCGAGTATCACCGTGACTTTCCGGCTGTGGTGAACCCGTGGAGCGCCAGTCATTGGTCCGGAGCGTCCTCCAGCGGCTCGGCCGTCGCTGCCGTGGCCGGGTTGTGCACGGCCAGCCTCGGCACCGATACCGGCGGGTCGATTCGGACCCCGTGCACCATGAACGGGGCGACCGGCCTCAAGCCGACCTGGGGACGTGTCAGCGTCCATGGGGTGTTCGCGATGGCACCGTCGCTGGACACGGTCGGCCCGATTGCGCGCAGCGCGCAGGACGCGGGCCACGTATTGCGGGCTATAGCCGGTGCCGACGCCAACGATCCGACTGCGCTGCAAGCCGAGGTGCCCGACTATGTAGCTGATCCTCCGTCAGTGCACGCAGTTCGGGTTGGGTTCGATCCCGAGGGCGCGCTCGGTGGGGTTGAGGCCGATGTAGCCCAGGTCGTCCGCGAGGCGCTGGCCACGGTTGCCCACCTGGGTGCGGATGTGCGCGAGGTGTCGCTGCCGCCGACGATGCCGCTGGCGGCTGACTGGGGCACTTATGTGGGCACCGAAGCCGCCGTCGTCCACGAACAGACCTTTCCGTCCCATGCTGCTGAGTACGGCCAGTTCATGCGAGAGATTCTTCAGGGCGGTCACGCGGTGTCCGGCATCCAGATGGCTCGCATTGAGCGTGAGCGCAGAGTCTTCGCCGGCAAGCTCGCGGCGCTTTTCGACGACGTCGACCTGCTTGTCATCCCTGTCCTGCCGCTGGCAAATCTGACGCTCGATCGCCTGAAGCAGCTGTTGTTCAATCCCGAAACGCTCCCGGACCTGCTTCGGTTCACCGGTCCGTTCAACTTCTCGGGCAACCCAACGATCACCCTGCCGGGTGGCTTCGACTCCTACGGCGCGCCAATCGGTTTCCAATTCGTGGGGCGACACCTTGCCGAACCGTTGCTGATCACGGCCGGTCGGGCGTTCCAGGGCGCGACCGACTGGCACCGGCGTCGCCCTCCTATCTGA
- a CDS encoding saccharopine dehydrogenase family protein, translating into MSPTEREFDVILYGATGFSGTLTAEYLARAGHDARIALAGRSSERLLTMRRTLGPAAQNWPLVIADVSQPSTVDAMAARTRVVATTVGPYARYGLPVVAACAKSGTDYADLTGEVTFARSCIDLYHKQAVDTGARIVHSCGFDSIPSDLNVYQLYRRATEDDAGELRDTTFVMRSFFQGRASGGTIASLLGVMRAASTDPELRRLLHDPYTLTTDRSAEPDLGPQSDFPCRRGRNVAPELAGFWVGGFMFSPFNARIVRRSNALQDWAYGRSFRYSESMSLGKSFAAPVASAALSASLAGGFGLGDRFARRVPQHLMERIAPKPGTGPSAKARKRGHYRVETYTTTTAGARYKATFAQQADGYNGTAVMLGESCLALALDRDRLSELRGVLTPAAAMGDALLARLPAAGVSLGTVQLN; encoded by the coding sequence ATGAGCCCCACCGAGCGCGAGTTCGATGTGATTTTGTACGGCGCCACCGGGTTCTCGGGCACGTTGACGGCCGAGTACCTCGCACGGGCAGGGCACGACGCGCGCATCGCGCTGGCCGGCCGCTCGAGCGAACGGTTGCTGACCATGCGGCGCACACTCGGCCCTGCCGCACAGAACTGGCCCCTGGTGATTGCCGATGTGTCGCAACCTTCAACCGTGGACGCGATGGCGGCCCGCACCCGCGTGGTGGCGACGACGGTCGGTCCTTACGCTCGGTACGGGCTACCCGTGGTGGCGGCCTGCGCCAAGTCGGGTACTGACTATGCCGACTTGACGGGTGAGGTGACGTTCGCGCGAAGCTGTATCGACCTCTACCACAAACAGGCCGTCGACACCGGCGCCCGGATCGTGCACTCGTGCGGATTCGATTCGATCCCTTCGGATCTGAATGTCTATCAGCTGTACCGCCGGGCAACCGAGGACGACGCGGGTGAGCTTCGCGACACCACCTTTGTGATGCGTTCGTTTTTTCAGGGCAGAGCCTCCGGCGGCACAATAGCGTCGCTGTTGGGAGTGATGCGCGCGGCATCCACCGACCCCGAGCTTCGTCGACTCCTCCACGATCCGTACACATTGACGACCGATCGAAGCGCCGAACCTGACCTCGGCCCGCAGTCAGACTTCCCCTGTCGTCGCGGACGCAACGTCGCACCCGAGCTTGCCGGTTTCTGGGTCGGCGGGTTTATGTTCAGCCCCTTCAATGCTCGAATTGTCCGACGTAGCAATGCATTACAGGACTGGGCTTATGGCCGTTCGTTCCGCTACTCCGAGTCGATGAGTCTGGGTAAATCGTTCGCGGCGCCAGTCGCCTCCGCAGCGCTCAGCGCCTCGCTGGCGGGCGGCTTTGGTTTGGGCGACAGATTCGCTCGGCGAGTACCGCAACACCTCATGGAACGCATCGCCCCCAAGCCAGGCACGGGGCCCAGCGCGAAGGCCCGAAAGCGAGGCCACTACAGAGTCGAGACGTACACCACCACCACAGCTGGTGCCCGCTACAAGGCGACGTTCGCGCAGCAAGCCGATGGATACAACGGGACCGCGGTGATGCTCGGCGAAAGCTGTCTGGCATTGGCGCTCGACCGTGATCGGCTCTCTGAGCTGCGCGGCGTGCTCACCCCCGCCGCGGCAATGGGCGATGCATTGCTGGCGCGTCTGCCGGCCGCGGGGGTGTCCTTGGGAACGGTCCAACTGAATTGA